A window of the Gossypium hirsutum isolate 1008001.06 chromosome A03, Gossypium_hirsutum_v2.1, whole genome shotgun sequence genome harbors these coding sequences:
- the LOC107887525 gene encoding uncharacterized mitochondrial protein AtMg00810-like, whose protein sequence is MDDLLVTGENKNVLSDFKGKRESMFEISDLGEMSYFLSMEVFQTQQGIFLSQKAFALKIFNRFSMQNCKATSTLVTIEEKLTSQCDFGKVNKSTYRSLVGRLLYLTAIRLDIMFAISLLSRFMHCYNVNHFQATKRVLRYIKGTLSFGMMFTKVDSMKLIGFADTEAEYVATARAVNQSNLVKEDHGKYEFAPKRSNRNQM, encoded by the exons ATGGATGACTTGTTGGTAACAGGTGAAAACAAAAATGTACTATCAGATTTCAAAGGCAAAAGGGAGAGCATGTTTGAAATATCAGATTTGGGTGAAATGTCTTATTTCCTTAGCATGGAAGTGTTTCAGACTCAGCAAGGAATTTTTTTAAGCCAGAAGgcatttgctttgaaaatttttaatagattctCCATGCAAAACTGTAAAGCAACTAGTACTCTAGTTACTATTGAAGAAAAGTTAACAAGCCAATGTGATTTCGGGAAAGTGAATAAGTCAACCTATAGGAGCCTAGTTGGACGTCTGCTCTACTTGACAGCTATAAGACTAGACATAATGTTTGCAATCAGTCTCTTATCTAGGTTCATGCACTGCTACAATGTAAACCATTTTCAAGCTACTAAGAGAGTTCTCAGGTACATTAAAGGCACTTTGAGCTTTGGGATGATGTTTACCAAGGTTGACAGTATGAAGCTCATTGGTTTTGCTGACA CTGAGGCAGAATATGTAGCAACTGCAAGAGCTGTTAACCAAAGTAATTTGGTTAAGGAAGATCATGGCAAATATGAATTTGCACCAAAGAGAAGCAACAGAAATCAAATGTGA